aataatagaataactcATTCTTTACACGTTATCATTAACTTTCAATAACATGACATGGTCTTAATATAACATCCTCTAATAAGGTGGATATATGTATCCattctctaatattttttttttttctattgctTGAAGACTATCTagtagtatttattttttactaatattattgtaaaaacAAGTAATACAACAAATCATACTCCCATTCCATTATGTAAAATGTATCGTTTATTATCATTAAatcattatgtattttttaaaataagaatttaaaggTTGATAGGTAATACTATTTTATCATaatataataagatgaaagtgagatgagaataaatatataaaatttttctaataaatttattagGTGTGCCTGAAGTAATCTCCATCTTTCGAACATGCCACGAcagtttttttgtttggtttttgctttgttttttatgttttcccacgtatatttttccttgtattttcgttgtgttttatgttttacattatttactttgttttaggtttagtattaaaaaaacacacacacacacaccttgTCTCTGGGTCTTTTGTTCCTAGAGTGTGTCCCCAATCTTGTCTTAGATAGGGGGGTTGTAAGCTCTGTTTTTAGACAGAGTGGGCGCTTGTAAATTCTGTTTTAGAACAAAGTGTTATCCTTCAGACGGTTTATCTGTAAAGAGTTATAACAAGGGACAAGACTATGTCAGTATACTGGAGAGCCTTAAAAGTGTTTGTTGACTTGTATTCTATATGACTCTGGTCAGTTTGTAACGTACATTATGAATAAAAGAATgatattttactattaaaaaagaaagtctCACGGAGCGTCGACTCCATTTTGTTGGtaaaatacacaataatataataaaaattacaataaaattaacatttaaaCAAAACTAGTTTGGACTAAGGTATTGAAACCTCAACTTCTTTAAGAAGATTTAAGTCCTTTACGGTGTACAAAGTTTTAAATTAATAAGTGTAACAGAACTTCTCTTGACTTAACTTCTCTAAAATACAACAACCTAACTGATCATCGTATAACTCGAACTAACTCTACACAAATAGTTAAATCCAAAGCtcgactcaaagaaacccttctcttttatttgaaaaatactccCAAAATTATTTACACACTTTCTGTTATTTTTCTCTATCTCATGTGAAAAGGCCACATCAAAATTGAGTACTAGAAGCTAACGACAGTAGGCAATCAAAACAACTAGTACCCAACTTCCTATTAAAAGCTAAACGTAGGAAATTTTTTTACTACACTCTTGATTGCAGGCCTTTAAAGCTGTAAAcgtaaacttaaaaaataaaaactgatacGAAccgctttcttttctttattgccTTAAAAGAATCTTTAGACAAAAATCGAACGGTAAAACAATGTAAAAGATGTTGTAACAGTTATCTTCAAgaatataagaagaaaaaaactgaaGGAAGCTTAATGACAAAAAGAACGGTAAtgacaaaaattatttattaaaaaataccaacacatCTGATTACACCCATCTTTCGGTTCCCTCTCCAGAACGCCACCGACAAAATTCAACTACTCCATACAGCTAAGAATCTTTCACATTACTATAAAACGTGTTTCGGACTGTCAGTTAGTTAAGAAATCAATGTCTGGCTGAAGCGAGCGTGTATTATAAGCCACTGACAGAAGACCAGAACGCCCTTTTACCTGTACCTATAGTCCACTTTCCTCATCCAACTCCCTCGAACGTCATCAATCTACACCACTGTTTTCTTTCATGGATTCCCAGTTGCTGAAACTGTaagattacttttttaattcttgAGCATCATATGGTTGTTGTTCAAGTTAGCGTGTTTCAAGAGTCCTCAACTGCTAATTACTCTTTCGTCTTGATTTAATCTTGTTCTGGTTAAGTTGCCAGTTAAAGTGTTTACTTCACTTTTATAGTTTCGTCTTTGTGGGGGGTATTTTGGATCTATATGGATGGATTTTATGTGGGTTTTCTTCTATATTGTGGTTGATTTATGTTGAAAGCTGGAGTATTTGGTGGCGTGTTCGAAAGATGGAGATTATTACCAAGTTTAATTGGGATACATTTGGCCATCTCAGGCCTTACTATGCCAGGGTTTTCAATTTTGGTGAGAGAATGGCAAATGGCCATTGTAAAATTCTGGTCTTCCTATCTTTAAATGGACTGGTGGCCATGGGCTCATTGATATCCTTCCTTTCAGCCATGGTATTTGGATATATGTATTGGTTTCCCACTTCTAGTCCAGTTCTTCGTAGTTATGCGATTTCTGAGTCCAATGTGTCTAATGGCAAATGCCACGTTTTTCATGGAAGTTGGATCCGTGATGAAAGTTATCCTTTATATGATGCCTCAAGATGCCCGTTTGCAGAGCGTGGATTTAATTGCTTGGCTAATGGGCGGAAAGATAATGGTTATACCAAATGGAGGTGGAAGCCTAAAGATTGTGATATTCCAAGGTTTAATGCACGTGCAATTCTTGAAAATCTTCGTGGGAAACGAATTGTCTTTGTAGGCGATTCATTGAGTAGAACACAGTGGGAGTCTTTGATATGTTTGCTCATGATGGGAATTGAGGATAAGAGGAGTGTATATGAAATCAATGGGCATAAGATCACGAAACGTATCAGGTTTTTGAGTGTATGGTTTAGTTCATTCGATCTTACTATTGACTATTATCGATCAGTTTTCCTGGTACAACCTGGTCCAGTGCCGAGGCGTGCACCAAAGAGGGTGAAGGCTACACTAAGACTCGATAAGTTGGATGATATTAGCAAAGAGTGGGTTAATTCTGATGTTCTGATTTTTAATTCGGGACACTGGTGGACACGGACTAAGCTCTTTGAAATGTAAGTTACCTACTCTCTTCAGCATTGACTGCCATACATGTTGTGTTCTACTACTTACAAACGTCTTTCAATTGTGATTTTGGTATGCAATATGCTGCCAGCAAACATATAAGCCTCTATTGTGAGTGAATGTGCTTTTCAATTCTATAATGATGTAATACATTGACCTTTCATCATTGTTCTAATTGTTCTCAATTGCAATTTCTATTAACTTCTCATTGACCTTGCTCCCTCCTTTATGTAACATCATAACACAGAATTTGCAGTGCATTTTGAATTCAATATTCATCTTTAGCGTATTTTCTTGGGTAAACAGAGTGTGTAATAGCATTATATATTGTAACATTCATGAGTGAGATTTAGAGAGGGTAAAAACATCGATGTCCTGGAGGGCACTAACTTGGGCTGGCTGTTGTGTCGTCGAATATTCTCGTAAACATGattcacagatcatggatttGAACGTCGACTACGGAAATTTGCTAGATATAGGCAAATTTTTAAAAGGTTATAGTAAAATTACAGtagtttaaaaaatgtgtacTGGGGTGGTAGAAGTGAGAGAAAGGTGTTTACGTGTGTGCTCGCATATTCTTTGGAAAACAAGGTTTATTATAACATCAGGCAAGCATTTGTTATGTCAATATCCCAGGGATTTTAATCATAGTTTTCCCTTCAGTGCATATCTTTTAACCAGTATCTCTGCATATGGCTTAATGAATGTTAGAATCTTTTGCAGCCAATACACTTTGGTTCAATCAGTATCTCTGAACTTGTGATTTATGAACTTGATATTTAGGAatgttatatgattttttaacatATCATTGGATCTCCATTAGGCTTTCTCGAGTTTGTAATTATGGGACTTTTAGCTCAAGCTTTTGCAGTAAAGATTGTTCTCTCTATAGTTGCAAAAGTGAATAGTCCTAACATGTTTCCAGACAGGGGCTGCTATTTTCAGGTAGGAGACTCGCTGAAGCTTGGAATGCCAATCTCTATTGCCTTCAGGAGAGCATTAGACACATGGGCATCTTGGGTTGAGACTATGATACACAGAAATAGAACAAGTGTATTCTTCCGGACTTTTGAGTCATCCCATTGGAGGTGTGTTGTGTTGTTAGTCAATATGTTTGCCCCGATTTTATGCTGATAGGTTtgtttttgccattttttcgttttttagtttttttggcAGACAAAAGGTTAACATCTTCTTGAGGTTTACTGAAGAAATTTGAGTTAGATTTAGAATTGGTGGATCTATAACTCTGCCACCAGTCTGCTCTAGTCTTGCAGCTCAATGTGATTGCTACCATTCTTGTGTGCTGAACTCAATTGCCTGCTAAGATGTTAGAAAAGGTTTCTCATACCCATTGACCTAAAAATCCTTTTCTTGTTTTCTGGTAAATGTTACTTAATGTGTTTTTTAGGTGATCACAAAAGTTATGATGTTAGTTTTTATAGAGTTCCTCATGAAGAGGAAGCTTTCCACTGTATGGTCCTTTCTGATCTTCTGATCTAACACTTCCAAGAAAGTTGAGACAAGGATGATGTACGTATATATCTGCACCAGCAGATGGTCCTGTAACTTTTTAGAAGTTGTGCCCCTTTCCCAAAACTAGGGAAGGGACTAATGTATAGAACAAGCTTGGAGGAATGAATAACTTACTGCATTACTTAGTGGTTGAGAATGTCCTAGATGCCACAAACACACTCCGGAGAGCAGATTGCAAGATGCTGTACTAAATTAATGCTTATCCCATGCAGCAGGGATGCATATACATTTATACATATCATACTTATATGCCCATATTTACCTACAAGAAAGACACCCATTTTgtagtaatatatatttgtgcatGCAAGCTATGTAATTACATACGTGTATGAATGTATATTAGGTTGCTTGTTTTCAGTTGAAAATTTCTACTTGATGAAAGATCGAGTAAGAGTAATATAGGGGACTGTCTGTTATACTTGAGTACGGTAAAGAAATTATCTGGCATATGAAAAAAGAATTAGGTATATCTAATGTGAGTCAGGGTTACTTTAGCTTTAGCTATAGGCATTCAGGAAATTGCATGTACATTTTGGTGATTTCTCTGTAGCCTGTCAATTTCcaatatgaaaaaaagaagagccATGCTCATGTAGGACGTTAATCTAGAATTTGATGCTTTTGCTTATAACAGCTTGCCTGAACTGTAAACTGACACTAACCCACTTGTAACTTTTTGGAAAACTGGACTGATGAAAATGATTTCATGTATCTTCACCAGTGGTAGAAACCGGAATTCTTGTAAAGTGAGTCGTCACCCCTCATCAAGATCTCATGGGAGGGACCGAAGCCCAATTTCAGATAGCATAATCAAGGTTGTGGAGAAAATGACAGTTCCTGTAAAAGTAGTGCATGTTACACCGATGGGAGCATTCCGGAGTGATGCACATGTGGGTTCTTGGAGTGACAATCCATCTGTACCCGATTGTAGCCATTGGTGTCTGCCTGGTGTTCCTGATACATGGAATGAAATTATCTTCTCCAATCTGCTGTCCAAGAATGGGGACTCTACCAATGAACACTAGAAGTTCTGAGTTGGTTTCCTTCTCTTGCCTcaagcattttaatttttatatagatatGTATGATTTTCCTTCCTTTGTATCTGTGAAAAGGTGGACAGAAATTATATGTAATTTCACAATGTTATTTTCCCAGTGCACCACTACCAAATCATGTGCATTATCTGTATAATTtctgtttattttaaatttaatacaaCCAAAATGTTGGGTTGtttctga
This is a stretch of genomic DNA from Carya illinoinensis cultivar Pawnee chromosome 15, C.illinoinensisPawnee_v1, whole genome shotgun sequence. It encodes these proteins:
- the LOC122297526 gene encoding protein trichome berefringence-like 7; this encodes MEIITKFNWDTFGHLRPYYARVFNFGERMANGHCKILVFLSLNGLVAMGSLISFLSAMVFGYMYWFPTSSPVLRSYAISESNVSNGKCHVFHGSWIRDESYPLYDASRCPFAERGFNCLANGRKDNGYTKWRWKPKDCDIPRFNARAILENLRGKRIVFVGDSLSRTQWESLICLLMMGIEDKRSVYEINGHKITKRIRFLSVWFSSFDLTIDYYRSVFLVQPGPVPRRAPKRVKATLRLDKLDDISKEWVNSDVLIFNSGHWWTRTKLFEMGCYFQVGDSLKLGMPISIAFRRALDTWASWVETMIHRNRTSVFFRTFESSHWSGRNRNSCKVSRHPSSRSHGRDRSPISDSIIKVVEKMTVPVKVVHVTPMGAFRSDAHVGSWSDNPSVPDCSHWCLPGVPDTWNEIIFSNLLSKNGDSTNEH